In bacterium, one DNA window encodes the following:
- a CDS encoding DUF4837 family protein, with the protein HQEELDPVSFVWSHETIAGLRAVKLAGNWTSRRVEVGGPFWCYFVADEARGRIFCLDLLVYAPNKEKMDFFRRLRALLETFSLTAPGT; encoded by the coding sequence CACCAGGAGGAGCTCGACCCCGTGTCCTTCGTATGGTCGCACGAGACGATCGCCGGGCTCCGGGCCGTCAAGCTCGCCGGCAACTGGACGAGCCGCCGGGTGGAGGTGGGCGGCCCGTTCTGGTGCTATTTCGTCGCGGACGAGGCGCGCGGGCGGATTTTCTGTCTCGACCTGCTCGTCTATGCTCCGAACAAGGAAAAGATGGATTTTTTCAGACGGCTGCGGGCCCTGCTGGAGACGTTCTCGCTCACGGCGCCCGGAACCTGA
- a CDS encoding nodulation protein NfeD — translation MQAAAAAESGFADPESPIVLVLHWQGGIGPIAVEYLTEGIVRAGEQRAELLILALDTPGGLDTSMRDMVRYILASEVPVAVFVWPAGSRAASAGVFLLAASHVAAMAPSTNAGAAHPVNMGGEMDEVMSGKVTNDAVAYLTGLAAGRGRSTGWCEDVVRESVSVPADSALALGMIDVVAADVGELIVWCDGRFPAGGGAVMRTAGAWVVEMPLSWRQKFLRTITDPNIAYIFLMLGIYGIFFELSRPGAVLPGVVGVLGLLLAMLAFQGLPVNYVGVLLLLLGVILLLLEIKITSYGALAVGGTVSLLLGSVLLFENAGPLGTLSLKLVLPVVVFTVLLILGLVGLGLKAQRKPPASGQQAMTGMIGSVVKVVADATDGGCQGVIAVFGEYWSFDADTPVRVGDRVIVTGCENGRVRVRPAANPGG, via the coding sequence ATGCAGGCGGCGGCTGCGGCGGAGAGCGGATTCGCCGATCCTGAATCCCCGATCGTTCTGGTCTTGCACTGGCAAGGGGGCATCGGCCCCATCGCCGTCGAATACCTGACGGAAGGGATCGTCCGGGCCGGGGAGCAGCGCGCTGAACTGCTGATCCTGGCCCTGGACACGCCGGGCGGTCTGGATACGTCCATGCGCGACATGGTCCGGTACATTCTTGCCTCGGAGGTGCCGGTGGCGGTCTTCGTCTGGCCGGCCGGATCTCGCGCGGCCTCGGCGGGCGTTTTCCTGCTGGCGGCCTCGCACGTGGCCGCCATGGCGCCGTCGACCAACGCCGGGGCGGCCCATCCGGTGAACATGGGCGGCGAGATGGACGAGGTGATGTCCGGCAAGGTGACCAACGACGCCGTCGCCTATCTCACGGGCCTGGCCGCGGGGCGAGGTCGCAGCACTGGCTGGTGCGAAGACGTCGTGCGCGAGAGCGTCTCCGTTCCGGCGGATAGCGCACTGGCCCTGGGCATGATCGACGTAGTGGCGGCGGATGTCGGTGAACTGATCGTCTGGTGCGACGGGCGCTTCCCGGCCGGGGGCGGCGCCGTGATGCGGACCGCCGGCGCCTGGGTCGTGGAGATGCCGCTCAGCTGGCGGCAGAAATTCCTGCGTACGATAACCGACCCGAACATCGCGTACATCTTCCTCATGCTCGGCATCTATGGCATCTTCTTCGAGTTGAGTCGGCCCGGCGCCGTGCTGCCGGGCGTCGTGGGTGTGCTGGGACTCCTGCTGGCAATGCTCGCCTTCCAGGGCCTGCCGGTGAACTACGTGGGGGTGCTGCTGTTGCTGCTGGGCGTTATTCTGCTCCTGCTCGAGATCAAGATCACCAGTTACGGTGCGCTGGCTGTGGGGGGGACGGTTTCCCTTTTGCTCGGGTCGGTCCTGCTCTTCGAAAACGCAGGTCCCCTGGGTACGCTGTCTCTCAAGCTGGTGTTGCCCGTCGTGGTATTCACGGTGTTGCTGATTCTCGGGCTGGTGGGCTTGGGCCTGAAGGCGCAACGCAAACCGCCCGCGTCGGGTCAGCAGGCCATGACGGGTATGATCGGGTCGGTAGTCAAGGTCGTGGCGGACGCCACTGATGGCGGATGCCAAGGCGTGATCGCGGTATTCGGCGAGTATTGGTCGTTCGATGCTGACACTCCCGTGCGCGTGGGTGACCGCGTGATCGTGACGGGGTGCGAAAATGGCCGGGTGCGCGTGCGTCCGGCTGCCAACCCGGGAGGCTGA
- a CDS encoding slipin family protein produces MQFLTLGVGPIILLVLVILANAVRILREYERAVVFRLGRLNGVKGPGLILLIPVIDRMVKISLRTIPMDVPPQDVIMHDNVSVKVNAVIYFRVVQPDKAVINVEDYLYATSQVAQTTLRSVMGQVEMDDLLSKRDQLNLQIQEIIDKQTDPWGIKVSTVEIKDVDLPVEMRRAMARQAEAERERRAKVIHADGELQASHKLAEAAAIISRDPAAIQLRYLQTVTEVARENNSTTIFPIPVDIISHLLNRKDKE; encoded by the coding sequence ATGCAATTCCTGACCTTGGGCGTGGGGCCGATCATCCTGCTGGTGCTGGTGATCCTGGCGAATGCCGTCCGTATCCTCCGCGAATACGAGCGCGCGGTGGTGTTCAGGCTGGGGAGGCTGAATGGGGTCAAGGGGCCAGGTCTGATCCTGCTGATACCGGTGATCGACCGCATGGTCAAGATCAGCTTGCGGACGATACCCATGGACGTGCCGCCCCAGGACGTCATCATGCACGACAATGTGTCGGTGAAGGTCAACGCCGTCATCTACTTCCGGGTCGTGCAGCCGGACAAGGCCGTGATCAACGTGGAGGATTACCTGTACGCCACCAGCCAGGTCGCCCAGACCACGTTGCGCAGCGTGATGGGGCAGGTGGAAATGGACGATCTGCTGTCGAAACGGGACCAGCTGAACCTCCAGATCCAGGAGATCATCGACAAGCAGACGGATCCCTGGGGCATCAAGGTCAGCACCGTCGAGATCAAGGACGTCGATCTGCCGGTGGAGATGCGCCGCGCCATGGCGCGGCAGGCCGAAGCAGAACGCGAGCGGCGCGCCAAGGTCATCCACGCCGACGGCGAACTGCAGGCCAGCCATAAGCTCGCCGAGGCCGCAGCCATCATCTCCCGGGACCCGGCCGCCATCCAGCTGCGCTACCTGCAGACCGTGACGGAAGTGGCGCGGGAGAACAACTCGACGACGATTTTCCCGATCCCGGTGGACATCATCAGCCACCTCCTGAACCGGAAAGACAAGGAATGA
- a CDS encoding porin family protein, with amino-acid sequence MTALLPRCGVRRCPLLPVAAAALLAVCTQVAVSYADAYVLEPKRGRTRPVSEASLPVEAAWGLSVVVGASAGGDVFRVKEELTTDWTAPVAGETFQAQRFTVTLDESVLLGFCLARRMTPRGWLCVDFSWTEMDATALANDSQFVKLVHYDTLTMVWIGLGWEQRLLDTPLAPFLSAGVGYLDVSARADYLSQSKLAPRIGAGAFYSLAGAWRLRGEISDTVVQLRSEGITEANWPLTAAYKEVGPQHLMGLSFGLAVLF; translated from the coding sequence ATGACCGCCCTTTTGCCCAGATGCGGCGTCCGGCGGTGTCCCCTGCTGCCGGTGGCCGCCGCGGCATTGCTGGCTGTGTGCACCCAGGTCGCGGTCTCCTACGCCGACGCATATGTGCTCGAGCCCAAGCGTGGGCGCACCAGGCCTGTCTCCGAGGCGAGCCTGCCGGTCGAGGCGGCGTGGGGTCTCTCGGTGGTGGTCGGCGCCAGCGCCGGCGGCGACGTCTTCCGTGTGAAGGAAGAGCTGACCACGGACTGGACGGCGCCGGTCGCAGGGGAGACTTTCCAGGCCCAGCGGTTCACGGTGACCCTGGACGAGAGTGTCCTGCTTGGCTTCTGTCTGGCGCGCCGCATGACACCGCGGGGCTGGTTATGCGTCGATTTCTCCTGGACCGAAATGGATGCCACCGCCCTGGCCAATGACTCCCAATTCGTTAAACTCGTGCACTACGACACCTTGACGATGGTGTGGATCGGCCTGGGCTGGGAGCAACGACTGCTGGACACCCCGCTTGCACCCTTCCTCAGTGCGGGTGTGGGCTACCTGGACGTGAGCGCCAGGGCGGATTACCTGTCGCAGTCGAAGCTCGCACCCAGGATCGGCGCGGGCGCGTTCTACAGCCTTGCCGGTGCCTGGCGGTTGCGGGGGGAGATCTCGGATACGGTCGTTCAGTTGAGATCAGAGGGGATCACGGAGGCGAACTGGCCTTTGACTGCGGCGTACAAGGAGGTGGGGCCGCAACACCTGATGGGTTTGTCCTTCGGATTGGCCGTACTCTTCTGA
- a CDS encoding ParA family protein, translating into MGNVIAVVNHKGGSGKTTTALNLAAGLTRYSDITSSCLVIDMDPHCCATSTLLGKPDGEPPARSIFDVLRRAITPQDGITSTVFDENIDVIPSSPSLDSISRTQITDRLVKVTQGLASSYGWIIIDTPPNLGILTQNALVAADYVLIPTPCTGLAVSTMDQLRATIEKVQERQNIWLQIIGVLVTLKDGRTDLQKHVAKQMRSQFKNAVFKTMITNNIKIEEAPSHFRSIFSYDSGCLGASLYRDWIKSELLRRHKLLEKKKGDKLEALNTAALQAPNK; encoded by the coding sequence ATGGGCAATGTGATCGCCGTCGTGAATCACAAGGGAGGGTCGGGCAAGACGACCACCGCCTTGAATCTGGCCGCCGGACTGACCCGATACAGCGATATCACCTCCTCCTGCCTCGTCATCGACATGGATCCGCATTGCTGCGCAACATCCACACTGCTCGGGAAACCGGATGGCGAACCTCCGGCCCGTTCGATCTTCGACGTGTTACGCCGGGCCATCACACCGCAGGACGGCATAACCTCGACGGTCTTCGACGAGAACATCGACGTGATACCTTCCAGCCCGTCACTGGACAGCATCTCCCGCACCCAGATCACCGACCGGCTGGTGAAGGTGACCCAGGGGCTGGCCTCCTCGTACGGCTGGATCATCATCGACACGCCGCCCAACCTGGGGATCCTCACGCAGAACGCCCTGGTCGCCGCCGATTACGTGCTGATCCCGACGCCGTGCACGGGGCTGGCCGTATCGACGATGGACCAGCTGCGCGCGACCATCGAGAAGGTACAGGAACGTCAAAACATCTGGCTGCAGATAATTGGTGTGCTGGTGACCCTCAAGGACGGTCGTACGGACCTGCAGAAGCACGTGGCTAAGCAGATGCGCAGCCAGTTTAAGAACGCCGTCTTCAAGACCATGATCACCAACAACATCAAGATCGAAGAGGCGCCCTCGCACTTCAGGAGCATCTTCTCATACGACTCGGGCTGTCTGGGAGCTTCCCTGTACCGGGATTGGATCAAGAGCGAGTTGTTGCGGCGACACAAGCTGCTCGAGAAGAAGAAGGGCGACAAGCTGGAGGCCCTCAACACCGCCGCCCTGCAGGCTCCGAACAAGTAG
- a CDS encoding MBL fold metallo-hydrolase: MPLPGLEHTDWELRCLTVGPLLMNAYLLSSPAAGVAALVDPGDDPDVLLAAVEASACRLSYLLCTHCHFDHISAAAMIQAEWDLPLLVHPHDRALIENLNGARAMYGFLPVATPRWELLPAGAGGKLPFAGGDLRWLQSPGHSPGHLIFHFGDSALVGDVIFAGSIGRTDLPGGDFDTLARSIRTLVYTMDEKTVLHTGHGPATTVGEEMASNPFVRLD, from the coding sequence ATGCCCCTGCCAGGCCTCGAGCACACGGACTGGGAACTGCGCTGCCTGACCGTCGGTCCGCTGCTGATGAATGCCTACCTGCTCTCGTCCCCGGCCGCCGGCGTGGCGGCGCTGGTGGATCCCGGCGATGACCCGGACGTGCTGCTGGCCGCAGTCGAAGCCTCCGCCTGCAGACTGTCGTACCTGCTCTGTACACATTGCCACTTCGATCACATCTCCGCCGCCGCCATGATTCAGGCCGAATGGGATCTCCCCCTGCTGGTGCATCCTCACGATCGCGCCCTGATCGAGAACCTCAATGGCGCCCGCGCCATGTACGGGTTCCTCCCGGTGGCGACTCCGCGCTGGGAGTTGCTGCCGGCCGGAGCCGGGGGCAAGCTGCCCTTCGCCGGCGGCGACCTGCGCTGGCTCCAGTCACCCGGCCACAGCCCCGGCCATCTGATCTTTCATTTCGGGGACAGCGCCCTGGTTGGAGACGTGATCTTCGCGGGATCGATCGGTCGGACCGACCTGCCGGGCGGCGACTTCGACACGCTCGCCAGAAGCATCCGCACCCTCGTCTACACCATGGACGAGAAGACCGTGCTCCATACGGGGCACGGTCCTGCGACCACTGTCGGCGAAGAGATGGCGAGCAATCCCTTCGTGCGCCTGGACTGA